The genome window AAAAGCTATTTCATTTAATTCAGAAGCTAAAAGCTGCTCATCTGGCGTATCATTCACATAGGAATGGAAATAACGCTCTCCTTTTTCATTTACATGAACATAAACGCCACAAATTTTCTTAACATCCGACTCTACACTGAAGTCCAATTTTACTTTTTCAGCTTCTAATGTTGTTTTAATGAACTGGCTTACACTATCCTTTCCCAATTTGCAAAGATAATGAACAGGTGTCCCAAGTCTGCTTGTACCAATCGCTACATTAAGCGTTGTACCGCCAATAAAGATTTCATAATGGCTATTTATAGAGTCACCCGCAATATAATCTACCATAGCTTCCCCATAGGAAATAATCCCACGATCCATGTTTCAAATTCCTTTCAATAGGTATTTACCAATGCTCTTATGCGTTTAAAACATATTACTTCATTCAGCTGGTTGTATTATATAAGATTCTATGTAATAAAAAGCTATATAAGATCAGCTAAGGAATTAGCCAAGTTTTCCTAATATTTCTCTGGTCTCGATATCGTCTCTAATAATAAGTTCCTGAACTGATTGCGATCCTCGTCTGTAAAAGGCTTTGGGCCTTTTGTGCGTTTGCCGCTTTTTCTCGCCATCGCACTCAAGTACCGAGTTTGTAAAAGCTGGTCAATATTGTCGTTTGTATAGGTAAATCCTTTATGATGAAGGACGATGCATCCCTTTGCAAGTCCAAGTGATGCAAGACCGTAATCTTGTGTCACGATGATATCACCCTTTTTGGCGAGCTTCATAATTCGGTAATCTGCAGCTTCTGCACCTGTATCAACGTAGATTGTCTCCACACCAATTGGTTGATCTGCATTAGAATAATGCGAAATGCTTGTGACTAATGTGACTGGAATTTCTAATCTTACTCCTTCTTCGATAATAATATTCTTTACTGGACAAGCATCGGCATCAACATAAATTTTCATTTTATTCCTCCTAGCCTGGTAGGTAAGAAATACTTAATACTTTCTCACTACATAATGCAACTAAGGATGTCACCTAAAAATTGGTTAAACCTTCACTTTTTAAGACATTCGTATAGTTAGTGATAATCATACCATAATCCAGAATATGTCTACATAACAGACGTTATAAAAATAATAAAAATTAGTTATTAATGTGCACTTTACAATAGTGTACGTCATACACTATAATGTGATCAGGAGTTGATTAGATGGGCGATACAAATGAGCATTTAGAAAAGTTGATGCAGGAACTAAGGCGCGGAACAATCACGATTGCTGTACTTAGTCAGCTTTCAGAGCCGCAGTATGGCTATTCTCTTGTAACACTACTCAGTGAAAAGGGAGTGCAGGTTGAGCCAGGAACGCTATATCCGCTGCTAAGAAGACTGGAAAAGCAAGGAATACTTGATAGTAAATGGGACACGAATGAAGCGAGACCAAGGAAATATTATTTACTAAGTGAGACGGGGAAAGAAGTTTTTGATTTACTTGTAGTTGAATGGAACAGTATTGTAAAAAGCTTGAATGGCGTGATTGAAGCTAAAGGAGATGATTCAATTGGAAATGATTAATCGGTATATTTATGCGGTTACCCAGAAGCTGCCACAAGCACAGCGAAAGGATATTGCCGAAGAACTCCGGGGCTTAATAGAAGATATGCTGGACGAACGTGCAGGTAGTGGAGAAATTACAGATAACGATGTTGAAGCTGTCTTGCTAGAATTAGGGAGTCCGAGAAAATTAGCAGATCAATACCGAGGTACAAAAAGATATTTAATCGGACCAGAGATTTTTGATTCCTATATTTTAGTGTTAAAGATTGTTCTTATAATTACAGCCTTTGTTATCGGAATTAATTTCATAATCCAAGCAATTCTAAATCCAGTTGCTATACTCGACCATTTTATTGAACTGATTGTCGGCATTGTAACAGGGATTCCAACAGCATTTGGCTGGACGACGTTTGGATTTGCGATTCCAGAGATGGCTGGAGCATATAAATTCAAGGAGTTATCGCTTGAATCAGAATGGAGACCAAAGGATCTGCCACCAGTACCAGATGAAAAAAGGCAAATAAAGCGAGGAGAAGCAATTGCTGGGATTGTTTTTTACGCTATTTTTATCGTCATTCTTGCGTTTTCAAGTGAATATTTTGGTGTTTGGCGATTCAGTGATGAATTTACTGGGGTCGTTCCATTTTTAAATGAACAAACATATGGTACGTATTTATTATTTATCATACTAATATTTGGGTTCGGGATTATAAAAGAATGTTTAAAGCTTGTATTTGGAAAATGGACATATAAGTTAGCAACTTATACGCTAATTGTAAATTTGATATCGCTCATAGCAATCTTATTTATGATAAGTGGACCAGCATTTTGGAATCCGAATTTCATGATGGAATTAGTAGAAGCGGGTTTCTTAACTACAGGCAGTGAAACATACAACATTATAAGTAAGGTCTGGGAGCAATCTACATTTTGGCTACTAATTTTACTGCTTGCAGGGTTAATTTGGGATGTGGCTGATGGCTTCATAAGAGCGAGAAAAAAATGAAATAATTATAGAGGGTGAATATACTTTGAAATCGGAAAGGGGAAAAATGTTAGCTGGCGAGCTATACAGACCGGCTGATCCCAAAAGAATAATTAAGGAAATAGAGTAGTACATTGCTTTAAAATAAAAAAAGTATTCCCAGATGAAGCGTAATTGATTATAATTATTTAATCAATTACGCTTTTTAATTCATTTAGTTTCTAAAGAAATGGAGGGATTTATATGAGGCTAGTAAAGGTAGAGCAGAAATGGCAGGCAGAGCATGAAGCCTATTTTAAAGAATGGGGCTCAGCACGTATGGTCCCTAGTAGTTTTAATATAGCTGGGTATGATACATATGAAGAATATTTAGAAGAACTTGAGATTCGTCAGCGAGGCATAAAAAATTGGGTGCCAAATACAAATTACTTTCTAATAAATGATAACAATGGAATCGTCGCGATGGTGAATATCCGTCATACATTAAATAGTTACTTATATAATATTGGTGGCCATATTGGTTATGGAGTTAGACCATCTGAACGGCAAAAGGGCTACGCAACCATTATGCTGGCCGAAGCATTAAAAAAATGTAAAGACTTAAAGCTTAAGCGTGTGCTTATCACTTGTGATGAAGATAATATAGGTTCTGCTAAAGTAATTTTGAATAATGGCGGAATTGAGGATGAACACTTTCAGGATGTGGATGGTAGCGTAATAAGAAGATTTTGGATTGAAATATAACATTTTAAGAGAAGCATAAATCTAGAGTTAGTTAAGGTGATTACATGATAATAATTGACAACATGAAGGAAAATGACTGGGAACAGGTACATGATATTTTCATTGAAGGTATAAATACTGGTAATGCAACGTTTGAAAAAGAAGCACCAAGCTGGGAAGCATGGAATAAGAAGTATTTAGAGGATTGCAGATTAGTAGTAAGGGATGGAGACAAGGTAATCGGTTGGGCTGCGTTGCTATCAACTTCTACCCAGAAAGCTTACCACGGTGTAGCGGAATTGAGTATTTACCTTGGTTCGGAAAGTAAGGGAAGAGGGATTGGTACGAGTTTATTAATCGCGTTAATCAAAATGAGTGAAGCACATGGATTTTGGACACTGCAATCAGGTATTTTCATTGAAAACAGTGCAAGTATTCACTTACATGAAAAAGCTGGATTTCGAAAAGTTGGGGTTCGGAAGCGGGTAGGAAAACTAAACGGAGTTTGGCGTGATGTCATGCTGATGGAGCGGAGAAGTGAAGTTGTTGGCGTTGATTAGGGGTTAAAAGGCTCTAGTATTTTGGGTGGTATTTAATTAAATTTGATTTCGTTACTAAAAACCTTGCAAATTTCTATATGAATTTGCAAGGTTTTTTATATTTATAGTTGATTTTTCTGACAATACAGCATATACTACATTACATGACTAATGTACTGACTTAGAGAAAAGGAGGTGCAAGCTTGATACTTGATACGGATGGGTCTAAACCAATCTATGTACAAATTGCAGAGTGGATTGAGACAGAAATATTAAAAGGTAACTTAAAACAAGATGAGAAGGTATATTCGCAATACAGCCTTGCAGAAATGTTCACAATCAACCCGGCAACAGCTGCCAAGGGATTAAACCTTTTGTCGGATGAAAATATTCTCTATAACAAGCGAGGGCTTGGGAAATTTGTGACGGGCGAGGCTCGAGAGCTAATTATGGATAAACGAAAGAATCAAACGCTTAAGGGCTTGCTTTTGGAGGCAGCTATTGAAGCAAAACAACTGAATGTTAGTGATGCAGAGTTGATTCAGATGTTGCAAGGAATCATGACGAATCTTAAGGGGGATGCGAAGTGAACGTGATTGAGTGTGAAGGGATAACGAAGAAGCAAGGGAGACTAAAGGCATTAGATGAATTGTCATTTACAATTAAGGAGAATACGATTACAGGTCTAATCGGAAGAAATGGCGCAGGGAAGACAACATTATTAAAGATATTGGCTGGCTTTTGGCAGGAAACGAATGGTACTGTAAAGGTTTTCGATGAGCGCCCCTTTAATAATCTCCTTGTATCTGCCAATGCAATCTATGTTGATGATCAAATGCAGTTTTCAAATCGGCTAACATTATCAGATATTTTACATGAAGCGGGCAGATTTTATGGTAATTGGGATGCTGAACTTGCACGACGCCTTTTTAACTATTTTTCCTTTCATCCAAAACAGGTCCATATGCATTTGTCTAAAGGGAAAAAGAGTACGTTTAATATGATTATTGGTTTGGCCTCACGGTGTGCGTTAACAATGTTTGATGAACCTACAACTGGAATGGATGCTTCCGTAAGAAGTGATTTTTATCGAGCGCTTCTAAAAGATTACCTTGCATATCCTCGGACGATTATTATTTCCAGCCACCATCTCGAGGAGATAGAAGATTTACTGGAGGATGTGCTACTGATTGATCAAGGGAGAAAGTATTTGCATCTGCCAATGGATGAATTAAAGGAATATGCTCTTGGATTAACTGGTAGGACAGAAATGGTAATCCAATGGACAGCAAATCACGAGGTGATTCATACCCGCCAGATTGGAAATGATTTGACTTATTCCGTTGTGAAAAATGCTAATCTGCAACTTGATAAAGCTAGACAGCTTGGGATTGAGGTTTCGAAAGTATCCGCCAGTGAATTATGTGTACTGCTGACAAATAAAACAAAAGGGGGTATTGATGATGTCTTTAAATAGGATGAGATTAGGCAATATAGTGGCAAAACAGCTCCAATATAGAGTAAAAGCATATTATGGTATATTCAGCTCATTGGTTTTAGTACAGGTAATAGCGTTGCTCCTCTCAGTTGGAGGAAGTGTATTTAGTGGCACAACTATCTATGGATTGTCAATTGATTACACAACGTATATGAATACTAACGTGATTGCTTTTACGATTCTATGGATATTTATCCATGCGATTATTATGACTACGAAGGCAGAGAGGGACAATAGTTTTAGCTTTGTTTCTAATCAATTAAGCAATAACATTTCCAATAGTTGCTTCCTAGTGATTGCTAGTATTATTGGTGGAATAACGGCTATTCTATCTGGCTATTTATTGCGTATTTTTGTATATATCTTCATTGATATTGATCTATTAATTGGAACAGGGTATTATTATCGACCAACGGAAGTATTCCAAGGGATGACAGCGATGATTTGTTATTTACTTCTAATCGGCTCTATAGGTTATTTGATCGGTGTTATTACACAGCTGCATCGAACGCTCCCAATGCTATTGCCGTTTGTAATAGCAGGTATATTGATTGCGCTTGAACGTATATATCCGGGCTCTTTCATTGCAATAGGAGAATTCTATTTTCAAGAAACGAATGTCTTCCTGTTTCTAATCAAATTTGTCGGCTCCACAATTATTTTTTTTGTAGTTGCTATATTGCTTTCTAGCAGATTGGAGGTAAGAAAATGAATATTACAATTTCTGCCCTTCCTATTGCACTAATACTTATCGTTATAGTAGCTGGAATTTTTATAGTAAGTAAGACCAATAGGGGAAATGCTGCAAAAGCAGGGTATTGGATGTTTGGTGTATATGTCATTGTATTATTTCTTTCTGTTGGTGTTTATTATTTCATTCCTGCATCAGCAACGGAGCAATTAGAATCGGCTGAAAATGAATATAATCAAAATAATTTAAGTGAAGTGTTAGTTGGAGAGAGGCCTGTTGAATCTATTCATGAGTTTTTAGTAGAAGAATGGGAGTTTATGTATGAGGAGGGGCAAATCCAGATCGGTTATCAAGGCGATTTGAATAATACGGTTAATATTGCAGTGGAAAGAACAGATGGTGATTCCATTAAAGCAGCTTTTTATCAGACGCCGGTTTATGGATTTAATATGGAATTAATGGAGTTTATTAGACCATTAGATATACAGTTAGCTGATGATAGATTCGTAATTAAATTACCTGATACGGAACAATTGGAATTTACATCTTTCAGCAAGGAATTTCCACTAATGCAATTTAAAGATTCACCTAACGAAGAATGGCACGATGCTCCTGAAAGTCTATACTGGGGAGAGCAGCTCCTATACTTGCAAATCCCTAGAGGAGTAGAAATTAACAGTGAGATGGATGTTTATCTTGAATATGTGAATGATTAATGTTAGAAACAGCAAAGCATGATTAAATTTGTCGTTTAATCATGCTTTGCTACTTCCTATTGATTCGCCATGAGACTTTCATCAAACATATCAATAATATGAAGGAATCGATCTGCTTCTCGGAAGACATGGTCAGCAAGAAGTGGGTGGATATTGCTTTTTATTTTACATTCATCAATTAACTCACTCGCTGTTTTCTTGAATGCACGCAAGGACTTAACAGAAACGCGGTTTTGATCGAGAAATTGATCTAGAATAGGAACCGTTTCTGAT of Oceanobacillus zhaokaii contains these proteins:
- a CDS encoding PadR family transcriptional regulator; the protein is MGDTNEHLEKLMQELRRGTITIAVLSQLSEPQYGYSLVTLLSEKGVQVEPGTLYPLLRRLEKQGILDSKWDTNEARPRKYYLLSETGKEVFDLLVVEWNSIVKSLNGVIEAKGDDSIGND
- a CDS encoding GntR family transcriptional regulator, coding for MILDTDGSKPIYVQIAEWIETEILKGNLKQDEKVYSQYSLAEMFTINPATAAKGLNLLSDENILYNKRGLGKFVTGEARELIMDKRKNQTLKGLLLEAAIEAKQLNVSDAELIQMLQGIMTNLKGDAK
- a CDS encoding HAAS signaling domain-containing protein, encoding MINRYIYAVTQKLPQAQRKDIAEELRGLIEDMLDERAGSGEITDNDVEAVLLELGSPRKLADQYRGTKRYLIGPEIFDSYILVLKIVLIITAFVIGINFIIQAILNPVAILDHFIELIVGIVTGIPTAFGWTTFGFAIPEMAGAYKFKELSLESEWRPKDLPPVPDEKRQIKRGEAIAGIVFYAIFIVILAFSSEYFGVWRFSDEFTGVVPFLNEQTYGTYLLFIILIFGFGIIKECLKLVFGKWTYKLATYTLIVNLISLIAILFMISGPAFWNPNFMMELVEAGFLTTGSETYNIISKVWEQSTFWLLILLLAGLIWDVADGFIRARKK
- a CDS encoding ATP-binding cassette domain-containing protein translates to MNVIECEGITKKQGRLKALDELSFTIKENTITGLIGRNGAGKTTLLKILAGFWQETNGTVKVFDERPFNNLLVSANAIYVDDQMQFSNRLTLSDILHEAGRFYGNWDAELARRLFNYFSFHPKQVHMHLSKGKKSTFNMIIGLASRCALTMFDEPTTGMDASVRSDFYRALLKDYLAYPRTIIISSHHLEEIEDLLEDVLLIDQGRKYLHLPMDELKEYALGLTGRTEMVIQWTANHEVIHTRQIGNDLTYSVVKNANLQLDKARQLGIEVSKVSASELCVLLTNKTKGGIDDVFK
- a CDS encoding GNAT family N-acetyltransferase; this translates as MRLVKVEQKWQAEHEAYFKEWGSARMVPSSFNIAGYDTYEEYLEELEIRQRGIKNWVPNTNYFLINDNNGIVAMVNIRHTLNSYLYNIGGHIGYGVRPSERQKGYATIMLAEALKKCKDLKLKRVLITCDEDNIGSAKVILNNGGIEDEHFQDVDGSVIRRFWIEI
- a CDS encoding GNAT family N-acetyltransferase, with amino-acid sequence MIIIDNMKENDWEQVHDIFIEGINTGNATFEKEAPSWEAWNKKYLEDCRLVVRDGDKVIGWAALLSTSTQKAYHGVAELSIYLGSESKGRGIGTSLLIALIKMSEAHGFWTLQSGIFIENSASIHLHEKAGFRKVGVRKRVGKLNGVWRDVMLMERRSEVVGVD
- a CDS encoding YaiI/YqxD family protein; protein product: MKIYVDADACPVKNIIIEEGVRLEIPVTLVTSISHYSNADQPIGVETIYVDTGAEAADYRIMKLAKKGDIIVTQDYGLASLGLAKGCIVLHHKGFTYTNDNIDQLLQTRYLSAMARKSGKRTKGPKPFTDEDRNQFRNLLLETISRPEKY